The genomic stretch CCCCCGCCGCAGGATCGGCAGCGCTGGATCCTGAAAGAGCCCTTCCAATCCTCCTTGAGCCCTGTTTTACACAGCGGACAAAGGAGTTCATCGGGGGCGGCCTCGATCTCTTCCTTCTTATCCTTGGACCCGGCCTTCTTTTCCAGCCACTCCCGGTGTTTTTTCAAGAAGTAGTCTTCCTCTTTCCCTTTCTCTATTTCTTCCCACTGTTCCTTTTTCCTCATAGCGGTTCCCTTGTAAGGGGGCTCTATCAGACCTATAATGACTGGACCCGTTCCAGATCACTGTTCTTTCCGATCAGGATCATGAGGTCGCTGTCTTTGATGACCTTATCCGGATCAATGACCAGTTCCACTTTGTCTTCGATCATGTCCTTGATCGCGATGATCTGGACCCCGAATTTTTTTCTGAGTTCCAGATCCCGGATCTTATGGCCGACAATTTTATTGGATGGGGCCACCTCCTGGATGCTGTATCCCTCGACAAAGGGGATGTAATCGATGATGTTCTTTGCGCTGATGCGCTGGGCAAGGCGGATGGCCACGTCTTTCTCCGGAAAAATCACTTCAGCCGCGCCCAGTTGAGAAAGGATCTTTCCATGATCCTCTTCGTTAGCCTTGGCAATGATATTTTTGATGCCCATCTCCTTGAGGTAGAGGGTGGCCAGGATGCTCGCCTCCAGGGATTCTCCCATCGCAATGACGGCTACATCCTTGTCATCGAGGCCGAGTGACTGGAGGACCTCCTTGTTGGTGACATCTGCGACCATGGCTCGTGATGCAAATTCCTTCGCGCGTTGCACCAGTTCTTTATCACGGTCCAGTACAATGACCTCCATGCCGGCGTCATAGAGGGTTTTTGCCACGTTGCTTCCGAACATCCCCAAGCCGATGATCACAAATTGCTGTTTCATAGGATTTCCCTTTTCGGTTGCTCTCCCATTCCGTTGGCTGGAAGTGTTACGCTTCACGTGCCCCGCTTTTCTCTATTTTTGTCGTTAGATCCCGGCATCTCCTTGAATCTATTCTTGCCGGGCCGGGACCCTCTGCGACGGCTACTACACTGAGGCATCTTGGGGTCGAGGATTCCAGGGTTCCAGTGGTTCCCTTGACCCCTTGACCCCTTTCTTTTACCCTACCATAATATTTTCTTCGGGATATGTAAAGCCCTCGTCTCTTTTTTCACTTGTAATGGCAAGGGCAATGGTAATGGGTCCCAGCCGCCCGACAAACATCAGGACCATGAGAATCAGTTTTCCGGGAACCGACAACGACGGGGTCACGCCCGTAGAGAGCCCGACGGTGCCGAATGCAGAGACCGTTTCAAAGAGGTATTGGATGAAAAGGCCTCGGCTCTCCGTAACCGGAATATCCCCGGCGTCCGTGATCATCAAGGCCAGGGTGGAGAGGATGACCAATAATATAGATGCAAGAAAGATGGAGATCGTGCGTGATACGGCGCCGGCCGGAACCGTCCGTCCGAAAATAAAGGTCTCCGAACGGTTTTTCCATTTTGCCAGAGCCATAGCCAGGAGCACGGCAAAAGAGGTGGTCTTGATCCCTCCCCCGGTGGAGCCTGGAGATGCCCCGATAAACATGAAAAAGATCGTGAAAAGGAGCGTTCCGTTGGTCAGAAGGTTGTAATCCATGGTGTTGAATCCTGCGGTTCTGGGCGTGACCGACTGAAAAAGAGAGATCAGGATTTTTTCCCCGAAGGGGACGCCTGAAAGGGCGTGGCGCCATTCGAGCATGAGGAATATAACCAGCCCTGAGAGGACCAGGGAGGAAGTGGTCACAAGAACGATACGGCTGTGCAGGGAGAGCCGGGCCCTTTTCTTCCGGGTCAGCCGGTTGTTGATATATTGTCGTATATCTTGGACAACCACAAAGCCGAGCCCTCCTGAAATAATCAGCAGGACCATGACGGCATTGATCCAGGGATCGTCCCGGAAGTCCATCAAACTTCGGGAGAAGAGAGAGAGGCCGGCATTGCAGAAAGCGGAAACAGAATGAAACAAGGCATTATAAAGGGCCTCTCGCGGCGGGAAAAAGAAACTCCACCGGATGAAGAGGAATATAAGGCCGATTCCCTCGAACAGGATCGTCACTAAGAAAACATTTTTAATGAGACTAAGGAGCCCTTGGCCCAGTTTGTACGAGAGGGTCCCTTGAATCGCTTCTTTCCCCCTGAACGAAAGCTTTTTACCGAGAAGGAGCATCACCACGGTGGTGTAGGTCATGATACCGAGGCCGCCGAGCTGGATCATGAGAAGGAGGATCATCTGACCGGTTGTGTTGAAACGGGTTCCGATATCGACCACGGAAAGTCCGGTCACGCAGACCGCGGATGTGGCCGTAAACAGGGCGTCAATTATGGATATGTGCCCTTCACGCAGAGAAAATGGGGCGTGCAGGAATATTCCTCCGGCCAGAATGGTGAGCACGAAGCTTCCAATCAGGAGGAAATTGGGATGGATCTGTTGCAGCATTCTGGAAGGTCTGATCTGCATAGTTTGTGTTTATATCTTATGTTTCAGCGCCGGGATTGATGGTCTCGTAAGAAATCTTATCCCATCCCCGCAAAAACACCGGGATCTGCGGCAAGGGAGAGGGATCTTTTGGACTTTTTACGAGTTCATCAGGATTCTCCGCTTACATACACAGCGGATGCATCATAACCTCATTCAACATAGATGGTCAAGATCGTTTTTTCTAACAAAAAAACCTTTATTTGTATCGTATCTCCGGTTATGGTAAATTGTGACAAAAGGAGTGATCCATGAATGCCATCAAACGGCTTCTTGCAAAAGGAACGGCCAGCCACTTTGTCAGGATCTCCTTTGCCATGCCCGGCTTTTTGAAGACGCAGGGATTTGCGCATTGGATGAACAGGATCTTTTCCGGGCTGGCGCCGGCGTACGACCGGATCGGATCAAGGCTTGCATCCGAATCCGTGTTCCTGGGCCCCCTGGAGAAGGCGTCTCAGGGCTTGAAGGAGCCCCCCGAAAGCGTTCTGGACCTTGCCTGCGGCACCGGCCTCGCAACATTCCGGCTGAAGCATCTTTTTCCGGGATCCCTGGCCGTGGGGGCCGATCTTTCCACAGAGATGATTCAGATCATGAAGCGCAAGGCCCGAGATGCCGGCCTGAACGGGCTTTTTGCCCTGGTCTGCAATTCAGCCGAGCTCCCCTTCGGCGGCGACCGGTTTGATCTGGTGATCACGCAGAATGCGCCCCCCTATCCCGAGGAGATGGTCCGGGTGCTCCGGCCAGGAGGAAGGATCTTCCTGCTCTATTCTTTTGTCTATCTCCCCCTGGTTCGGAACGCGGTGACCGAACGGTTGAAGAGACTGAACCTTGAGGAGGTCACGGTCGTGCAGGCCGGGGAGGGCATGGCCGCCACCGCCCGGAAGCCTGTAATGTCGTGTCACGTCTAAAATGACGTATCCCGTTTTCCCCATCACCTCAATCCCCAAGGGGAGAGGAAGTTCAAACATTCCTTCTCCCCATAGGGGAGAAGGTTAGGATGAGGGGGCGGCATAAAAAAGACACTACAAGGCTGACACGATAGTAGGGGCATCCTGATGATTCTTGCCCGGATCGATTCCATGGCCTATGGCGGATACGGCGTGGCACGGGTCGAGGGCTTCGTGCATTTCGTCCCGGAGAGCGTACCCGGCGACCTTGTGGAGATCGAACCGGTGATCCGGAAAAAGCACCATGGGTTTTCACGCCTCTGCCGGATTGTGGAGCCCTCTCCCCTTCGAACCGATCCCTTCTGCCCCTATTTCGGTGAGTGCGGAGGGTGCCAGCTCCAGCACATTCAGTATGAGGAGCAGAAGAGGATCAAAAAGAAGATTTTTATTGAGCAGATGAAGCGGATCGGGGGTCTGACGGATATTTCTGAGCCTGAGATCCTGGGCTCCCAGACCGGAAGGACCCGGA from Nitrospirae bacterium CG2_30_53_67 encodes the following:
- a CDS encoding potassium transporter TrkA gives rise to the protein MKQQFVIIGLGMFGSNVAKTLYDAGMEVIVLDRDKELVQRAKEFASRAMVADVTNKEVLQSLGLDDKDVAVIAMGESLEASILATLYLKEMGIKNIIAKANEEDHGKILSQLGAAEVIFPEKDVAIRLAQRISAKNIIDYIPFVEGYSIQEVAPSNKIVGHKIRDLELRKKFGVQIIAIKDMIEDKVELVIDPDKVIKDSDLMILIGKNSDLERVQSL